A stretch of DNA from Streptomyces venezuelae:
CGGGCCCGAGGGGGCCCCGGGGGCCGGCGGCGTCGACCGCCGCTACGGCGACCGGCAGTTGGTGCGCCGGATCACGCCGTACTTCCGGGGGCGCGGAGCGGTGGTGGCCTTCGTGACCGCCGCCGTGGTGGTGGCCGCGGTCGCCGGCAGCGCAGTGCCGGTACTGCTCGCCCGTACCGTGGACCGGGCCGTGGCCGACGGCTCCGGGGGCACGGTGACCCGCCTGGTGGCGGCGATCCTGCTGGCGGGCACGGCGGCCTGGCTGTTCACCTTCCTCCAGCAGCGCCTGACCGGCACGCTGGTCGGCGATGTGGTGCTGAAGCTGCGCCAGGACGCCTTCCACGCGGCCACCCGCCAGGACATGGCCTTCTACGACACCCATCCCACCGGCGCCCTGGTCAGCCGGGTCACCAACGACACCCAGTCCTTCGCCGCGCTCCTGACCATGGTGCTCTCGCTCCTGGGCCAGGTGCTGATGGTGGTCGTGCTGATGGCGGCGCTGTTCCTGATCCATGTGCCGCTGGCGCTGGTCACCGCCGCCGTGGCCGCCGTGATCGTGGCCGTCAGCCTCGCCTTCCGCAGCCGGGCGCGCGTCGCCTCGCTGGCGCAGCAGCGGGCCCTGGCCGAGGTCGGCGGGTATGTCCACGAGACCCTGCGGGGCATCGCCGTGGCGCGCAACCACCGCGGCGAGCGGGCGGCCGAAGAGGGGCTGCGGGAGGTCAACGGGCAGTGGTTCACGGCCAGCGTGCGGCTCAACCGGCTGTTCAGCGGCGTCTTCCCGCTGCTGATCTCGCTGACCGGCCTGGGCACGGTCGCGGTGGTGCTGCTGGGCGGGCGGTTCGTGGACTCGGGCGCGCTCTCGGCCGGTGAATGGGTGCTGTTCCTCGAGGCGCTGGCCCTGTTCTGGTCCCCGCTGACCAGCATCGCCTCCTTCTGGAACCAGCTCCAGCAGGGGCTGGCCGCCGGCGAGCGGATCTTCTCGCTGATCGACCGCGAGAGCGCGGTACGGCAGACCGGACAGCGGCCCGTGCCCCGGCTGCGCGGCGAGCTGGAGCTGCGCGGAGTCTCCTTCGGCTACCACGCCGACCGGCCGGTGCTCCAGGACATCGACCTGAGGATCGCCGCAGGCGAGAGCGTGGCACTGGTCGGGCACACGGGCGCCGGCAAGTCCAGTCTGGTACGGCTGCTGACCCGCGCGTACGAATTCCAGGAGGGCAGCATCCTGGCCGACGGCCAGGACGTACGGACCCTGGACCTGGACGAGTACCGGCGGTGCCTGGGAGTGGTCACCCAGACGCCGTTCCTCTTCTCCGGGACCGTCGCGGACAACATCGCCCTGGGCCGCCCGGACGCGGACCGCGCCGCGGTCGAGGCCGCCGCCCGCGCCGTCGCCGGCGGCGACTGGCTGGCACAGCTGCCGCAGGGGCTGGACACCGCCACCGACGAGGGCGGGCGCAATCTGTCCACGGGACAGCGGCAGATCATCGCCCTGGCCCGGGTCTTCCTCCAGGACGCCCCGGTCCTCGTCCTCGACGAGGCCACCGCCAGCATCGACCCGCTGACCGAGGCCCAGATCCAGGAGGGCCTGGACACGCTCGCGGCCGGGCGCACCACCGTGGTGGTGGCACACCGCCTGCCGACCGTACGCAAGGCCGACCGGATCGTCGTCGTCGACGGCGGGCGGCTGATCGAACAGGGCGACCACGCCACGCTGCTCGGCCGCGGCGGCGCCTACAGCCGGCTGTACGAGCGGTACTTCCGCCACCAGCGGCCCGATCTCGATCCGGCCGACGAAGCGCCGGCCGACACCGTGGTGCAGGGGCGCAGCCCCGCGCCGGAGGAAGGAGCGGTCGATGTCGTCAGCGGCTGAAAACCCGAGCCCGGGCACCCTGTGGGAACTGGTGCGCCGGGCGGCACAGAGCCGCCCCGAGTCCATTGCGGTGCGCCACGGGGACCAGGCCGTCACCTTCGCCGGGCTGCGGGAGCGGGTGCTGGCGGCGGCGCGGCGGTTGCCGGTGCACACCTCGGCACCCGGCCGCACCGGCGCCACCGCCGACCCGGCCGGCGGCGCGGGCGCGGGCACGGTGGGGCTGCTCTTCGAGAACACCCTGGAGTGCGCCGTGGCCTTCCTGGCCGCGGCCCGCGCCGGGCTGCGCCTGGTGCCCCTGGAGCCGGATGTGGGCGCGCCCCAACTGCTCGCTCTGCGCGGGCAGCTGGGCCCGCTGACCCTCATCGGCCACGAGGCGAAGCTGCGCGCCCTGCGGACCGGCTCGGCCGGCAGCGGCGGCCTGGTGTCCGTCGAGGAGCTGCTCGCCCGCCCGGGGCCGGGTCCCGCGCCCGAGGGGCCGCCGCTGCCGGCCGGGCCCGAGCCGGACGCACCGTTCCTGTACCTCTACACCTCCGGATCGACCGGCGAGCCCAAGGCCGCCGTGCACTCCCAGCGCAATCTGGTGCACGGCGGGGAGAACTACGCCCACACCTACGGCATCACCCCGGCCGACCGCGTACTGGCCGCCGTCCCGCTGCTGCACTCCTTCGGGATGGTCGCGGGACTGGTCACCGCCCTGTTCTCGGGTGCGCAACTGGTGCTGCCGGGCCGGTTTGTGCCGGCCCGCCTGCTGCGGATTCTGCACGACCACGCCTGCACCGTGCTGGTGGGCACTCCGCTGGCCTACGACCTGCTGGCCCGCTCGGCCGCCGCACCCGCCGCCGGGCAGCCCGCGGTGCCCGGGGCGCTGCGGTTGTGCCTGTCCTCCGGCGCCCCGCTGCCCGCCGCGGTGGCCGACCGCTTCCGCGAGCACTGCGGCCGGGACGTGTGCGAGGTCTACGGCAGCACCGAGGCCGGGGTGATCGCCGCGCAGACCTCCCGGGACCATGGACCCGCCGGCGACGGGAGCGGGCCCGTGCCCGGGGTGGGCCGGCCGGTTCGGGGGGTGCGGGTCCGGCTGCTGGACGAGGCGGGCCGGCCGGTGCCGCCCGGCGCCACCGGCAGCCTTCTGGTGCGTACCCCCGCGATGTTCAGTCACTATCTGGACCGGCCCGACGCCACCGCGCAGGCCTTCCGCGACGGCTGGTACGTGACGGGGGACCTGGCCCGCACCGACGCCGAGGGCCGGCTGCACCTGGTCGGGCGCAAGGACTCGTTCATCAACGTGGGCGGCAAGAAGGTCAATCCCACTGAGGTCGAGCGGGTGCTGCTGGCCCACCCGGCAGTGGCCGAGGCGGTGGTGTGGGGCGAGGCGGTGGCCGGGACGAGCGAGCAGGTGCGGGCCGCCGTGGTGCCCCGCAACGGGCTCGGCCCGGCGGAGCTCACCGCGCACTGCCGCGACCGGCTGC
This window harbors:
- a CDS encoding ABC transporter ATP-binding protein; the encoded protein is MAHLLDGIVPEEPEGEDAYGPEGAPGAGGVDRRYGDRQLVRRITPYFRGRGAVVAFVTAAVVVAAVAGSAVPVLLARTVDRAVADGSGGTVTRLVAAILLAGTAAWLFTFLQQRLTGTLVGDVVLKLRQDAFHAATRQDMAFYDTHPTGALVSRVTNDTQSFAALLTMVLSLLGQVLMVVVLMAALFLIHVPLALVTAAVAAVIVAVSLAFRSRARVASLAQQRALAEVGGYVHETLRGIAVARNHRGERAAEEGLREVNGQWFTASVRLNRLFSGVFPLLISLTGLGTVAVVLLGGRFVDSGALSAGEWVLFLEALALFWSPLTSIASFWNQLQQGLAAGERIFSLIDRESAVRQTGQRPVPRLRGELELRGVSFGYHADRPVLQDIDLRIAAGESVALVGHTGAGKSSLVRLLTRAYEFQEGSILADGQDVRTLDLDEYRRCLGVVTQTPFLFSGTVADNIALGRPDADRAAVEAAARAVAGGDWLAQLPQGLDTATDEGGRNLSTGQRQIIALARVFLQDAPVLVLDEATASIDPLTEAQIQEGLDTLAAGRTTVVVAHRLPTVRKADRIVVVDGGRLIEQGDHATLLGRGGAYSRLYERYFRHQRPDLDPADEAPADTVVQGRSPAPEEGAVDVVSG
- a CDS encoding class I adenylate-forming enzyme family protein; the encoded protein is MSSAAENPSPGTLWELVRRAAQSRPESIAVRHGDQAVTFAGLRERVLAAARRLPVHTSAPGRTGATADPAGGAGAGTVGLLFENTLECAVAFLAAARAGLRLVPLEPDVGAPQLLALRGQLGPLTLIGHEAKLRALRTGSAGSGGLVSVEELLARPGPGPAPEGPPLPAGPEPDAPFLYLYTSGSTGEPKAAVHSQRNLVHGGENYAHTYGITPADRVLAAVPLLHSFGMVAGLVTALFSGAQLVLPGRFVPARLLRILHDHACTVLVGTPLAYDLLARSAAAPAAGQPAVPGALRLCLSSGAPLPAAVADRFREHCGRDVCEVYGSTEAGVIAAQTSRDHGPAGDGSGPVPGVGRPVRGVRVRLLDEAGRPVPPGATGSLLVRTPAMFSHYLDRPDATAQAFRDGWYVTGDLARTDAEGRLHLVGRKDSFINVGGKKVNPTEVERVLLAHPAVAEAVVWGEAVAGTSEQVRAAVVPRNGLGPAELTAHCRDRLLPHQVPGRIEFVASLPRSALGKVRRAAVARESGP